One Amaranthus tricolor cultivar Red isolate AtriRed21 chromosome 1, ASM2621246v1, whole genome shotgun sequence DNA window includes the following coding sequences:
- the LOC130799788 gene encoding early nodulin-like protein 7: MRINMGFSSLMMFLIIVILMQLGEVKGFKTFVVGGRINWTVPQGNHTTFYDEWAASKRFHVGDSLHFIYQNDSVLQVDKYGYYHCDITKSTATFTDGDTHLKLEHPDLTYFISGYVDHCINGQRLAVDVMSPHSPLVGVPPESPGPSKAHNSGFRLAPLAQVSALIGLLVTSILFA, from the exons ATGAGAATTAATATGGGATTTAGTTCTCTAAtgatgtttttaattattgtaataTTGATGCAATTAGGAGAAGTGAAAGGTTTTAAGACATTTGTAGTAGGTGGTAGAATTAATTGGACAGTTCCTCAGGGAAATCATACTACTTTCTATGATGAATGGGCTGCTTCTAAGAGGTTCCATGTTGGTGATTCCCTTC ATTTTATATACCAAAATGATTCAGTTCTACAAGTAGACAAATATGGATACTATCATTGTGATATAACCAAATCCACTGCTACCTTCACTGATGGTGACACTCATTTGAAGCTTGAACATCCTGATTTAACGTACTTTATTAGTGGTTACGTTGACCATTGCATCAATGGTCAACGGTTGGCTGTGGATGTCATGTCTCCACATTCGCCTCTGGTCGGAGTTCCACCGGAGTCTCCAGGCCCATCTAAGGCGCATAACTCGGGCTTTCGTCTTGCTCCTTTGGCTCAAGTCTCTGCACTTATTGGGCTACTTGTTACTTCTATCTTGTTTGCTTAA